The genomic DNA GTGCCCGAATGGTACCAGTGGGGGCGGTACGTCGATGCGCGCTGCGACTTGACCTGCCGCCTGGAGGTCACCACGCCGCTGCTTCTCACCGCGACCCGCAGCGCCGACTCCGGACCGGTCGCCATGACGGGCCACCACGACGTGCTGCTCACGCCTCCCGGCGGCGACGAGTTCTCGATCTTCGGCGCCGACTCGACGGCGGCCGTGGCGACCCACCTGCTCGAGCCCGGCACCTGGACCGTGGCCATCGACGCCGCGGCCATCCTCGCGGACCGCAACCTGATGGAGTACTCGGCCCTGGTGCGGGCATCCTGGAATGCGACGGTCGAGGTGGACGAGCGGTCGTGGGGCGGGATCAAGGCGCTGTACCGCTGAGGGCCGTTCGGCGCGGCGCGCGGGGCTGCCCTTGACAGCCGGGCGCGGGCCGGGGATAAACTCCCTGCAGGACATCCGGCCCCGCCCGCCTCGAAAGGACCCCCATGAGCACCCCCCGCAGCCTCGCCGGCAAGACCCTCTTCATCACCGGCGGCAGCCGCGGCATCGGCAAGGCCATCGCCCTGCGCGCGGCGCAGGACGGCGCCAACGTCGTCATCGCCGCCAAGACCACCACCGCCCACCCGAAGCTGCCCGGCACCATCGACGAGACGGCGGCCGAGATCGAGGCGGCCGGCGGACAGGGGCTGGCCGTCAAGACCGACATCCGCTTCGAGGACCAGGTCGCGGCCGCCATCGCGGCCGCGGTCGAGCGCTTCGGCGGTCTGGACATCGTCGTCAACAACGCCAGCGCCATCAGCCTGACCGGCCTGCAGGCGACCGAGATGAAGATGTACGACCGCATGTACGACATCAACGCGCGCGGCAGCTACGTCGTCACGCAGACGGCCATGCCCCACCTGCTGCAGGCGGCCAACCCGCATGTGCTGAACATCAGCCCGCCCCTGAACATGGACCGCAGGTGGTTCGCCGAGTTCGCGGCCTACACCCTGAGCAAGTACGCCATGAGCGTGTGGGTGCACGGCATGAGCGCCGAGTTCGCCGACCAGGGCGTGGCCTTCAACGCCCTGTGGCCCCGCACGGCCGTGGCCACCGCCGCGGTGCGCAACCTGCTCGGGGGCGA from bacterium includes the following:
- a CDS encoding NAD(P)-dependent oxidoreductase; translated protein: MSTPRSLAGKTLFITGGSRGIGKAIALRAAQDGANVVIAAKTTTAHPKLPGTIDETAAEIEAAGGQGLAVKTDIRFEDQVAAAIAAAVERFGGLDIVVNNASAISLTGLQATEMKMYDRMYDINARGSYVVTQTAMPHLLQAANPHVLNISPPLNMDRRWFAEFAAYTLSKYAMSVWVHGMSAEFADQGVAFNALWPRTAVATAAVRNLLGGEQVIKASRKPEIMGDAAWAVLTRDAKTCTGNFLIDDEVLAEEGVTDLDQYAVEPGTPLFQDFFLD